Proteins encoded in a region of the Marinococcus sp. PL1-022 genome:
- a CDS encoding ABC transporter permease — MEGIFAIWQRDLMKFVRDRPRLLGSFAMPILFLIIFGGGFSGTMENLVMNQTSEIEDFNYLTFIFPGIVAMTLLMTSIFSSLSVIQDKEFGYMKEILVSPVSRVNIAIGKMLGASTVAFMQGVLMFILIPVLGVTYDWSNVLAVLPIMFLLSCTLASLGLLIASLLRSTQGFQLIVQVLVFPMVFLSGALFPVTNMPAWMDILVKVNPVTYGVDAMKKVMTGAGDLPVAAQDALGLNLQLFGRTVTIAEELLFLIVFTSILIALATISFRRANA, encoded by the coding sequence ATGGAAGGTATTTTTGCCATCTGGCAGCGGGATTTAATGAAATTCGTCCGGGACCGTCCCCGTCTGCTCGGCTCTTTTGCGATGCCTATTTTATTTTTAATTATATTTGGCGGCGGCTTCAGCGGAACAATGGAAAATTTAGTGATGAATCAAACCTCTGAAATCGAAGATTTTAATTACCTTACGTTCATTTTTCCGGGAATTGTCGCCATGACCCTTTTAATGACTTCGATTTTCTCTTCTTTATCAGTTATCCAGGATAAAGAATTTGGTTATATGAAAGAAATTCTCGTCTCCCCGGTTTCCCGGGTGAACATTGCCATCGGCAAAATGCTCGGGGCCTCTACGGTTGCTTTTATGCAGGGAGTGCTGATGTTTATTTTGATCCCCGTTCTCGGCGTAACCTACGATTGGAGCAATGTCCTGGCTGTACTGCCAATTATGTTTCTGCTTTCCTGTACACTCGCTTCCCTCGGCCTGCTGATAGCAAGCCTGCTTCGATCAACGCAGGGATTCCAGCTGATTGTCCAAGTGCTTGTATTTCCAATGGTTTTTCTTTCCGGAGCGTTGTTTCCGGTAACGAACATGCCGGCCTGGATGGATATTCTTGTTAAAGTCAATCCTGTTACCTACGGCGTAGACGCTATGAAGAAGGTGATGACCGGCGCCGGAGATCTTCCGGTTGCTGCCCAGGACGCACTCGGGCTGAACCTGCAGCTGTTCGGACGTACAGTGACAATCGCTGAGGAGCTCCTCTTTTTAATTGTATTCACTTCTATTTTAATTGCGCTGGCCACTATAAGCTTCCGCAGAGCCAATGCCTGA
- a CDS encoding SDR family oxidoreductase yields the protein MAEVEGKVVILTGASSGIGEAAARELAGKGAKVVLAARREERLQQLQKDIEQDGGTVAYKVVDVTSQEQMDELAQFANETYGQIDVIVNNAGLMPLSMLRNRQFEDWNQMIDVNIKGVLYGIGAVLPYMRERKEGHIINVSSVAGHQVSPGGAVYSGTKFAVRAISEGLRKEESPENNIRSTIISPGAVESELTETISDNQVKERVDELYKNAISSESIARTIRYAIEEPAEVSVNEIVVRPTAQM from the coding sequence ATGGCAGAAGTTGAAGGAAAAGTAGTTATACTGACTGGTGCTTCAAGTGGTATCGGTGAAGCAGCGGCTAGAGAATTAGCTGGCAAAGGAGCTAAAGTAGTGCTGGCTGCCCGCCGGGAGGAACGTCTGCAGCAGCTTCAAAAGGACATTGAACAGGACGGCGGCACCGTTGCCTATAAAGTAGTGGATGTCACCTCCCAGGAGCAGATGGACGAACTCGCCCAGTTTGCCAATGAAACGTACGGCCAAATTGACGTTATAGTAAACAATGCCGGGCTGATGCCGCTCTCAATGCTTCGGAACCGGCAGTTTGAAGACTGGAACCAGATGATCGATGTGAACATTAAAGGCGTGCTTTATGGTATTGGCGCCGTGCTTCCCTACATGAGGGAAAGAAAAGAAGGGCACATTATTAACGTTTCCTCGGTAGCGGGTCACCAGGTATCTCCGGGCGGCGCTGTCTACAGCGGCACGAAATTTGCGGTGCGTGCTATTTCGGAGGGACTTCGTAAAGAGGAATCCCCGGAAAATAATATCCGCTCCACCATTATTTCACCAGGGGCTGTGGAGTCGGAGCTTACCGAAACAATATCGGACAATCAGGTGAAAGAACGCGTGGACGAGCTGTATAAAAACGCGATCTCTTCAGAAAGCATTGCCCGCACCATTCGATACGCGATTGAAGAACCGGCGGAAGTATCCGTTAATGAAATTGTCGTACGCCCAACCGCGCAAATGTAA
- a CDS encoding ketoacyl-ACP synthase III codes for MVQSKASITAIGSFVPEKRLTNDDLEKMVETNDEWITSRTGIKERRITAEDEFTSTICVKAAEELQQVSGKALDDVDLIIVCTLTPDHKTPSVASLVQASLGISGAGAFDLNAACAGFSYGLHMADGMVSSGLHRKVLVIGAETLSKITDYTDRATCILFGDGAGAALVEADESNPSFLAALTDSDGKKGEYLYCTDLSNQIGGHEVDPDGYVVQNGREVYKWAVKTVPQGIDKLLNDAGAAIEDIDWFAPHSANMRMIESICERTGIPVEKTLTSLEYYGNTSSATIPLSLREAQKDGRLKNGDLVLIYGFGGGLAQSALLVRWHAE; via the coding sequence ATGGTACAATCAAAAGCTTCAATTACAGCAATAGGATCCTTTGTCCCGGAAAAACGACTGACAAATGATGACCTGGAAAAAATGGTGGAAACAAACGATGAGTGGATTACGTCCCGTACCGGCATCAAGGAACGCCGGATCACGGCAGAGGACGAATTCACGAGCACAATTTGCGTGAAAGCAGCGGAGGAGCTGCAGCAGGTAAGCGGGAAGGCACTTGACGATGTGGATTTAATTATTGTGTGTACGCTGACACCGGACCATAAAACGCCGAGTGTCGCTTCTCTGGTACAGGCGAGTCTCGGCATTTCCGGGGCAGGCGCCTTTGATTTAAACGCTGCCTGTGCCGGCTTCTCCTACGGGCTGCATATGGCCGATGGCATGGTCAGCTCCGGTCTTCACCGTAAAGTACTGGTGATCGGCGCTGAAACACTGTCCAAAATCACGGATTATACGGACCGGGCAACATGTATTTTGTTCGGGGACGGGGCCGGAGCGGCTCTTGTGGAAGCGGACGAAAGCAATCCATCCTTTTTGGCTGCTCTCACAGACTCGGATGGCAAAAAAGGGGAATACCTGTACTGCACGGATTTGTCCAATCAAATTGGCGGACATGAAGTGGATCCGGACGGCTATGTCGTCCAGAACGGACGGGAGGTTTACAAGTGGGCGGTCAAGACAGTTCCTCAGGGCATCGATAAGCTTCTGAACGATGCCGGAGCAGCGATTGAGGATATCGACTGGTTTGCCCCGCACAGCGCGAACATGAGAATGATCGAATCCATTTGCGAGCGTACCGGCATTCCGGTGGAAAAAACGCTGACGAGCCTGGAATACTACGGGAATACATCGTCTGCTACGATTCCCCTGTCTCTCCGGGAAGCGCAGAAGGACGGACGGCTGAAAAATGGCGACCTCGTGCTTATTTACGGATTTGGCGGCGGTCTGGCGCAGTCCGCGTTACTCGTCCGCTGGCATGCAGAATAA
- a CDS encoding phytoene desaturase family protein gives MKKKAIVIGGGLGGMSAAIRLQTDGYEVMLLEKNENLGGKLNRRSGKGFTFDTGPSILTMPWVLEQLFHSANRYLDDYIQVERVEPQWKTFFEDGTSLNVTSDLPGMIEEAAKVTDQPSRKITEFLSYTEEMYELCMKSFYKYSIEDLKDLKSHHTLGDLMKMDPLNTVAKATHKQFDNKYLEQMFNFFIMYVGSNPYAAPAILNQLVYVQLGLGIHYVKGGMYKIAEGMERLMQELRVDIHLNSPVSQLLVENDRVTGVETEDGDTYEADVVVSNLEAIPAYNTIAPPEAKAKKESKKLSKTFIPTVSGVVLLLGVNKKFDGLHHHNFFFSEDPELEFKQVFEEKVPADDPTVYIGISARSDETQAPAGKDNLFVLTHVPPMDAKQKKSFDWDKYQETILNKLERNGLDGLRESIEFEYRFTPEGLEELYGANGGSIYGVASDQKVNGGFKVPAKSRIYDNLYFAGGSTHPGGGVPMVTLSGQLTADLIQKHEQTEVKK, from the coding sequence TTGAAGAAAAAAGCAATTGTCATCGGCGGAGGCCTTGGAGGCATGTCCGCAGCGATCCGGCTGCAGACGGATGGATATGAGGTAATGTTACTGGAGAAAAATGAAAATCTTGGCGGGAAATTAAACCGCCGCAGCGGGAAAGGGTTTACCTTTGACACCGGGCCCTCTATTCTGACGATGCCATGGGTGCTTGAACAGCTGTTCCACAGTGCAAACCGCTACCTTGATGATTACATACAGGTAGAAAGGGTGGAGCCGCAGTGGAAGACATTTTTCGAGGACGGAACATCACTGAACGTGACGAGCGATCTGCCCGGCATGATTGAAGAGGCAGCGAAAGTCACGGATCAGCCCAGCCGTAAAATTACGGAATTTTTATCCTATACCGAAGAAATGTATGAATTATGCATGAAAAGCTTTTATAAATACAGCATTGAGGATTTAAAGGATTTAAAAAGCCATCATACCTTGGGCGACTTAATGAAGATGGATCCGTTGAATACGGTGGCCAAAGCGACGCATAAACAGTTTGACAACAAATACCTCGAGCAGATGTTCAACTTTTTCATTATGTATGTCGGATCCAATCCGTACGCAGCGCCGGCCATTTTGAACCAGCTCGTCTACGTGCAGCTTGGTCTCGGTATCCACTATGTGAAGGGCGGCATGTATAAAATTGCCGAAGGCATGGAGCGCCTGATGCAGGAGCTGCGCGTTGATATTCATCTGAACAGTCCGGTCAGCCAGCTGCTGGTGGAAAATGACCGGGTGACCGGTGTGGAAACAGAGGATGGAGACACGTATGAGGCTGATGTTGTCGTTTCGAACCTTGAAGCAATTCCGGCCTATAATACGATTGCTCCTCCGGAAGCGAAGGCAAAAAAAGAATCCAAAAAACTCAGCAAAACGTTTATTCCCACTGTTTCCGGCGTCGTGCTGCTGCTAGGGGTGAATAAAAAATTCGACGGGCTGCACCACCACAATTTCTTTTTCTCCGAGGATCCTGAGCTTGAGTTTAAGCAGGTATTCGAAGAAAAGGTGCCGGCCGATGACCCGACAGTGTATATTGGCATCTCCGCCCGGTCGGACGAGACCCAGGCGCCGGCGGGAAAAGACAACCTGTTCGTGCTGACGCATGTACCTCCAATGGATGCCAAGCAGAAAAAATCCTTTGACTGGGACAAGTACCAGGAGACAATTTTGAATAAATTAGAACGAAATGGACTGGACGGCCTGCGGGAGTCGATCGAATTTGAATACCGCTTCACTCCGGAAGGCCTTGAGGAACTCTACGGCGCCAACGGAGGCTCGATTTACGGTGTAGCCTCTGATCAAAAAGTGAACGGCGGATTCAAAGTGCCGGCGAAAAGCAGAATTTATGACAACCTGTATTTTGCCGGAGGCTCCACGCATCCCGGCGGCGGTGTACCAATGGTTACGCTGTCCGGCCAGCTGACAGCGGATCTGATTCAAAAACACGAGCAGACAGAAGTGAAAAAATAA
- a CDS encoding FAD-binding oxidoreductase: protein MHEWEEQLRALLSNKRVFTELADRYSYSFDASFGEHLPEVVVQPKTTEEVQTIMKIANQFGLAVTPRGQGTCLSGGPLPVHGGILLDMAQWPKEINVFADDLIAVVTPSVLTADIHAAAENYGLMYPPDPSSAHVSTIGGNLAENSGGPRGLKYGVTKDFVIGLEIVTPEGDVMHTGGRTIKNVTGYDLTKLLVGSEGTLGVITKATLKLVPKPPAVQTMMAAFTDMATAGKAISKTLTSGVLPAKMEFMDRACIEAVERYRPSGLPTASEALLLIELDGHPETIKLEAEQVKQILVELQADPIITAESDEEAQKLWSARKLVSPAIATIKPTKISEDATVPRSRIPEMMDRLKQIKEEYQVELVVFGHIGDGNLHPDIMCDQRDEEEMIRAEKAVAEIFRAALELGGTLSGEHGIGTMKAPFMEQEMGEVGVSMLKRIKEAWDPNNIMNPGKIFAEKGQKLVLRDG, encoded by the coding sequence TTGCACGAATGGGAAGAACAGCTGCGCGCTCTTTTAAGTAATAAAAGGGTATTTACAGAGCTTGCCGACCGATACAGCTACAGCTTTGATGCTTCTTTTGGCGAGCATCTGCCCGAAGTGGTTGTACAGCCTAAAACGACGGAGGAAGTACAAACAATCATGAAAATCGCCAATCAGTTCGGCTTGGCCGTAACGCCCAGAGGGCAGGGCACCTGTCTGAGCGGAGGTCCGCTGCCTGTCCATGGGGGGATCCTTTTGGATATGGCGCAGTGGCCGAAGGAAATTAACGTTTTCGCCGATGACTTAATTGCGGTCGTCACGCCTAGTGTGCTGACAGCTGATATTCATGCGGCCGCCGAAAATTACGGTTTAATGTATCCGCCTGATCCAAGCAGTGCCCACGTATCAACAATTGGTGGGAATCTGGCCGAAAATTCCGGGGGACCAAGAGGGCTGAAGTACGGCGTGACCAAGGATTTTGTGATCGGTCTTGAAATTGTTACCCCGGAGGGAGACGTTATGCATACAGGTGGGCGAACGATTAAAAATGTAACCGGTTACGATTTAACCAAGCTGCTCGTCGGCTCCGAAGGGACGCTTGGCGTGATTACAAAAGCGACGCTCAAGCTGGTGCCAAAGCCTCCGGCCGTACAAACGATGATGGCTGCCTTTACAGACATGGCCACAGCCGGGAAGGCCATCTCCAAAACGCTCACCTCGGGAGTGCTCCCGGCAAAAATGGAATTTATGGACCGGGCCTGTATTGAAGCCGTCGAGCGGTACCGCCCGTCAGGCCTGCCCACCGCCTCGGAAGCACTGCTTTTGATCGAACTCGACGGACACCCGGAGACAATTAAATTAGAAGCCGAACAGGTGAAACAAATTCTCGTGGAGCTACAGGCGGATCCAATCATTACAGCGGAAAGCGACGAAGAAGCACAGAAGCTGTGGAGTGCAAGAAAGCTTGTGTCGCCGGCAATTGCGACGATCAAGCCGACAAAAATTTCGGAAGATGCTACGGTGCCGAGAAGCCGGATTCCGGAAATGATGGATCGGCTGAAGCAAATCAAGGAGGAGTATCAGGTGGAGCTCGTCGTATTTGGGCATATCGGGGACGGCAACCTGCATCCGGATATTATGTGCGACCAGCGGGATGAAGAAGAAATGATACGCGCTGAAAAAGCGGTCGCAGAAATCTTCCGGGCGGCCCTGGAGCTTGGCGGTACGCTTTCCGGAGAACACGGTATTGGCACGATGAAAGCACCCTTTATGGAGCAGGAAATGGGAGAGGTGGGAGTATCGATGCTTAAGCGGATCAAAGAAGCCTGGGACCCCAACAATATTATGAATCCGGGAAAAATCTTCGCAGAAAAAGGGCAGAAGCTGGTGCTGCGTGATGGCTGA
- a CDS encoding (Fe-S)-binding protein, giving the protein MADTLKDMLRYDLTFDCVQCGYCLPVCPTYETMERETHSPRGRINLIKMVAEGKASVEDLKQPIDKCLGCMACTTVCPTDVQYGQLFESAKHVIDEYEEKTFVQQKTEHFLFHSFFPSTAWMDQLGNATWLYQVSGLQKAARGLNVMSAAPLHLGKFEQVLPPAPSPKERHARKNRLHPDGPPKAVVAFFTGCVMDSVFFRQNEKTLELLRLSGAEVQLPKTQTCCGALHAHAGKEPEALTLAKENIQAFEEKPVDYIVNNAGGCGAQLHKYGELFAGDPEWEQRATAFSDKVRDITEVLVELDGLEFTERVEETYTYQPSCHMTNVQKVKEPPLQLIRSVPGVTLKELDRPDFCCGSAGIYNITQHEDAMDILDVKMKDVKRQCPEGIVTTNPGCMLQMKLGVQREGLEEEIDTVHIVDLLMKAKPVTKQAAKA; this is encoded by the coding sequence ATGGCTGATACACTTAAAGACATGCTCCGCTACGATTTGACCTTTGACTGTGTGCAGTGCGGCTACTGTCTTCCGGTCTGCCCGACATATGAAACGATGGAGCGGGAGACGCACTCCCCGCGTGGGCGTATTAATTTAATCAAAATGGTCGCAGAAGGAAAAGCTTCAGTGGAGGATTTAAAACAGCCGATCGACAAATGTCTGGGATGCATGGCATGTACGACCGTGTGCCCGACAGATGTACAGTACGGACAGCTGTTTGAAAGTGCAAAGCATGTAATTGATGAATACGAAGAAAAAACGTTCGTCCAGCAAAAAACCGAGCATTTTTTATTTCACTCATTTTTTCCGTCAACAGCTTGGATGGATCAGCTTGGAAATGCCACATGGCTGTATCAGGTGAGCGGTCTGCAAAAAGCAGCGCGTGGACTGAATGTAATGTCTGCGGCACCGCTTCATCTAGGTAAATTCGAGCAGGTGCTGCCGCCGGCCCCTTCGCCGAAAGAGAGGCATGCGAGGAAAAATCGCCTGCACCCGGACGGGCCGCCGAAAGCAGTAGTTGCATTTTTTACCGGATGTGTGATGGATAGCGTATTTTTTAGGCAAAATGAAAAAACGCTGGAGCTTCTCCGGCTTTCCGGGGCAGAGGTGCAGCTGCCAAAAACACAGACCTGCTGCGGGGCACTGCATGCCCATGCAGGCAAAGAGCCTGAAGCTTTGACGCTTGCCAAGGAAAATATACAGGCGTTTGAGGAGAAGCCGGTGGACTATATCGTAAACAATGCCGGAGGATGCGGGGCCCAGCTCCATAAATACGGGGAGCTGTTTGCCGGTGACCCGGAGTGGGAACAGCGGGCGACAGCTTTCTCCGATAAGGTTAGAGACATTACAGAAGTACTCGTGGAGCTTGACGGTCTGGAGTTTACCGAAAGGGTCGAGGAAACCTATACGTATCAGCCTTCCTGTCACATGACGAATGTGCAGAAGGTAAAAGAGCCGCCGCTGCAGTTGATACGCTCAGTGCCGGGGGTAACGCTGAAAGAGCTCGACCGGCCTGACTTCTGCTGCGGTTCAGCGGGCATTTACAATATTACGCAGCACGAGGATGCGATGGATATTCTGGATGTGAAAATGAAAGACGTTAAGCGGCAGTGTCCAGAGGGGATTGTCACAACCAATCCGGGCTGTATGCTCCAGATGAAACTGGGCGTGCAGCGGGAAGGTCTCGAAGAAGAAATTGATACGGTGCATATTGTGGATCTTTTGATGAAAGCAAAGCCGGTAACTAAGCAGGCGGCGAAGGCGTAA
- a CDS encoding alpha/beta hydrolase has protein sequence MQNISFETITVNGVSLHTALAGPKEGPLVVLLHGFPEFWYEWRHLIGPLAARGYRVAAPDQRGYNQSSRPLEIDAYALDELRNDVTELIKALGREKAVIVGHDWGGAVGWYTAASKPEYVEKFIAINIPHLPAMPASMKKDPTQLLRSSYMLFFQLPRLPEKLLAYNDFEEFANGLVKTSRPGSFTEEDLEKYKEAWSQPNAVTTMINWYRGMRKGPKDIVESSHVTPPVRIIWGVGDAFLSKASARTSLEYCRAGELIFVSDATHWVVHEQPDIVERLVTEFIEQT, from the coding sequence ATGCAGAATATCAGCTTTGAGACAATAACAGTAAACGGTGTTTCGTTACACACGGCACTGGCTGGTCCCAAGGAGGGACCGCTTGTTGTGCTTCTGCATGGTTTTCCGGAATTCTGGTATGAGTGGAGACACTTAATCGGGCCGCTTGCAGCCCGCGGATATCGGGTGGCGGCGCCGGATCAGCGCGGCTATAATCAAAGCAGCAGGCCGCTGGAGATTGATGCTTACGCCCTGGACGAGCTGCGTAACGACGTGACGGAACTGATCAAAGCGCTGGGCCGGGAAAAAGCGGTGATCGTCGGCCACGACTGGGGCGGGGCGGTAGGCTGGTATACGGCAGCATCAAAGCCGGAATATGTAGAAAAATTTATTGCTATCAACATCCCGCACCTGCCGGCGATGCCGGCCAGTATGAAAAAAGATCCAACACAGCTTTTGAGAAGCTCGTACATGCTGTTTTTTCAGCTTCCCAGGCTGCCGGAAAAGCTGCTTGCCTATAATGACTTTGAAGAGTTTGCCAACGGTCTCGTGAAAACAAGCAGGCCGGGAAGCTTTACAGAAGAGGATCTGGAAAAATACAAAGAAGCATGGTCACAGCCAAATGCGGTCACGACCATGATCAATTGGTACAGAGGAATGAGAAAAGGGCCGAAGGATATCGTGGAATCAAGCCATGTGACTCCGCCGGTACGAATCATCTGGGGCGTGGGGGATGCCTTTTTATCGAAGGCCTCTGCCCGGACGAGCCTTGAATACTGCCGCGCCGGAGAATTGATTTTTGTATCCGATGCGACGCACTGGGTGGTTCATGAGCAGCCGGATATTGTAGAGCGGCTGGTGACAGAATTTATAGAACAGACGTAA
- a CDS encoding isoprenylcysteine carboxylmethyltransferase family protein: protein MVLIDTIFVVVTFFWAAEFFLFRQKAPSKEPERTERRSFRWILAAIILSIGTAVVFGETGFLSLSSVWLQAAGLCLYGAGISLRYWGILHLRDQFSRDVSVKNGDSLVSSGPYRRLRHPLYTALFFIVLGFCLFMNSPGAAVISTGVMVPALLHRIRIEEEMLRQTHGDTYRLWCRQRNRLIPFLY, encoded by the coding sequence ATGGTGTTGATTGATACAATATTTGTGGTCGTCACCTTCTTCTGGGCCGCCGAGTTTTTTTTATTCAGGCAGAAGGCTCCCTCAAAGGAACCGGAGCGCACCGAACGCCGCTCGTTCCGCTGGATACTTGCGGCCATCATCTTGTCGATAGGGACCGCAGTGGTATTTGGCGAGACTGGTTTTCTCAGCCTCTCCTCAGTTTGGCTGCAGGCCGCCGGTCTTTGTCTGTACGGAGCTGGCATCAGCCTGCGGTATTGGGGAATTCTTCATTTGCGGGACCAGTTCAGCAGAGACGTTTCTGTCAAAAACGGGGACAGCCTGGTAAGCAGCGGCCCGTACCGTCGCTTGCGCCATCCCCTGTATACCGCTTTATTTTTCATTGTACTTGGCTTTTGCTTATTCATGAATAGCCCCGGAGCAGCAGTCATAAGTACAGGAGTCATGGTGCCGGCACTTCTTCACCGCATCCGGATTGAAGAAGAAATGCTGCGCCAGACGCACGGCGATACGTATCGTTTATGGTGTCGGCAAAGAAACCGGTTAATTCCATTTTTGTACTAA
- a CDS encoding alpha/beta hydrolase, with amino-acid sequence MAELSFKYVHVNGIRLHVAAAGPKDGEMVILLHGFPEYWRAWEKQMHALAEEGYFVVAPDQRGYHLSAKPSGTASYTMDALRDDIIGLISHFKREKAVIVGHDWGGAAGWYMALTRPEYISLFIPVNMPHLMAMPKTMLTHPMDLIKGYYMAAFQIPSLPDKGAAMFQYAALKAHLTVTSCPGTFSKQELDGYQFAWSQPGSVTAMFNWFRAIPSGPAEAMSTEAINVPVRMIWGMHDWFLGTAAAKESLKYCSDGNGVFIEEATHWVHHEQPELVTQFIKNFIQKNQLGGNTYAEYQL; translated from the coding sequence ATGGCAGAGCTATCATTTAAATATGTACATGTGAACGGTATTCGTCTTCATGTCGCTGCTGCGGGTCCAAAGGACGGAGAAATGGTCATCCTGCTGCACGGCTTCCCGGAATATTGGCGGGCGTGGGAAAAGCAGATGCACGCTCTGGCGGAGGAGGGCTATTTTGTAGTGGCCCCTGATCAGAGGGGCTATCATTTGAGCGCCAAGCCCTCCGGCACAGCATCCTACACGATGGACGCCCTCCGGGACGATATCATCGGGCTCATTTCTCATTTCAAAAGAGAAAAAGCTGTAATAGTTGGTCACGACTGGGGCGGGGCAGCAGGCTGGTATATGGCGCTTACCCGTCCGGAATACATTTCGCTGTTTATCCCTGTTAACATGCCGCATTTAATGGCTATGCCAAAGACAATGCTTACGCACCCAATGGATCTGATCAAAGGGTATTACATGGCAGCCTTCCAGATTCCCAGTCTTCCCGACAAAGGAGCTGCCATGTTCCAATACGCTGCATTGAAGGCTCACCTGACTGTGACGAGCTGCCCTGGAACATTTTCAAAGCAGGAGCTGGACGGGTATCAGTTTGCCTGGTCCCAGCCCGGCAGCGTAACGGCCATGTTCAATTGGTTTCGGGCAATTCCATCCGGGCCGGCAGAAGCGATGAGCACAGAAGCCATCAACGTGCCCGTGCGGATGATCTGGGGTATGCATGACTGGTTTTTGGGCACCGCTGCTGCTAAAGAAAGCCTGAAATACTGCAGCGATGGAAACGGAGTTTTTATTGAAGAAGCGACGCATTGGGTCCATCATGAACAGCCGGAGCTTGTCACGCAGTTCATTAAAAACTTTATTCAAAAAAACCAACTAGGGGGCAATACGTATGCAGAATATCAGCTTTGA